Proteins encoded by one window of Archaeoglobus veneficus SNP6:
- a CDS encoding type II toxin-antitoxin system CcdA family antitoxin: MRYKYREVCESRRNGRKERISITLDSDLLTRIHRLGVSNISQFINDVLSEKLEEIESVIENEEDRNMIKELLKYPYRAALELIRN, from the coding sequence TTGAGATACAAGTATCGTGAAGTTTGCGAATCCAGGCGCAATGGGAGAAAAGAGCGCATTTCAATCACCCTTGACAGCGATCTTCTCACACGTATACACAGGCTCGGTGTTTCAAACATATCACAATTCATCAATGACGTGTTGAGTGAGAAGCTCGAAGAAATTGAGAGCGTCATCGAGAATGAAGAAGACAGAAACATGATCAAAGAGCTGCTGAAGTACCCATATCGCGCTGCACTCGAGCTAATCAGAAATTAA
- a CDS encoding integrase yields the protein MNGKKIKNVQELAAIYDSVEKSKNNFSKAVRNFLNFLVERDLIDEGVAIKFKRVLPLKKSKSDKQHLDNKEVKEAFEHFSKTLTYDEYLVALLLLFSGMRLRQILRALTTFDKSKLYVVNELIARYRIDDISEGNKEGLFIYMPRWLAEKLYRVELNENSVKEHINYKTASGRTVSAKYIRKWLNNLMVRLKIEKDIRNFILGRVGELQKDVEADDYIELTLHADEEYTRLLENFPIAVPSPRGRGEG from the coding sequence TTGAATGGTAAGAAAATCAAAAACGTACAGGAATTAGCGGCGATTTACGACAGCGTAGAGAAGAGCAAAAACAATTTCTCGAAAGCAGTAAGGAATTTCCTCAATTTCCTCGTAGAAAGAGATCTCATCGACGAGGGTGTTGCTATAAAGTTCAAGAGAGTACTTCCGCTCAAAAAGAGCAAGAGCGATAAGCAGCATTTAGACAATAAAGAGGTGAAGGAAGCCTTCGAGCACTTCTCAAAGACACTCACCTACGACGAGTACCTCGTTGCTCTATTGCTACTCTTTAGCGGGATGAGATTGCGGCAGATCCTTAGGGCTTTAACAACATTCGACAAGTCAAAGCTCTACGTTGTCAACGAGCTCATCGCAAGGTACAGAATCGACGACATTAGTGAAGGCAACAAAGAGGGATTATTCATTTACATGCCGCGCTGGCTTGCAGAAAAGCTCTATAGGGTTGAACTCAACGAGAATTCTGTCAAGGAGCACATAAACTACAAAACAGCAAGCGGAAGAACCGTTTCGGCAAAGTACATCCGGAAGTGGCTAAACAACCTCATGGTTCGCTTGAAGATCGAAAAAGACATCAGGAACTTTATTTTAGGGCGCGTCGGTGAATTACAGAAAGATGTTGAAGCAGACGACTATATAGAATTGACATTGCATGCTGACGAAGAGTACACCCGATTGCTTGAGAACTTCCCGATTGCCGTGCCCTCTCCACGAGGTCGTGGAGAAGGATGA
- a CDS encoding vWA domain-containing protein codes for MNGRKEFAAILFAAITILALAIVPTGATAQIAPPTVSKTVNPTDIVLLTEETTITLTIQGTGSEWTTSVPIDVVFALDSSGSMGWNDPSGLRKTAAKSFVDKLNSTTDQAGVVSWDNNIDFTQTLTNNFSLVKSKIDAVDSSGGTDLNVGLNAAISLLDTGKQANSSWVIIFLSNGQGTYSHSTAVVAANKGYTVYTIGLAISPGSTAESNLKDIANTTGGKYYSSPNATNLDAVFNDIYKEVVTSTIPHYVDVLEVTQSYIIDESSFNVAPDNVSTDQVTGETTIVWNNIGLLSGDGDPDLSADEIVTLSFKAKSSKSGMNLDVDVYGKAKVNYKDSNDADGGSVLIPQAKIDVKSARWLKQDAIAELEAINTTSKQAQHDINKAIKLIKESLNPALWVDDSRLDPKHGHKVFDREKHAVKELLKIVEERGKHADAAIVDEVKTVIDKITKADELLALIAITDAKNAEIVDPKFEKKVEQEIAKAEEELAKAYQALGADNPDKAIDHFKLAWKHAQLAIKFAQGLC; via the coding sequence ATGAATGGACGAAAAGAGTTTGCAGCGATTTTGTTTGCGGCGATAACGATATTGGCCTTGGCGATAGTGCCGACAGGAGCTACCGCACAGATTGCTCCACCTACTGTCTCTAAGACTGTAAATCCAACGGATATAGTACTATTAACTGAAGAAACAACCATAACCTTAACTATTCAGGGAACTGGAAGCGAATGGACAACCTCTGTACCAATAGATGTAGTATTTGCACTGGACAGTTCTGGAAGTATGGGCTGGAATGATCCAAGTGGTTTGCGTAAAACTGCAGCAAAAAGCTTTGTTGATAAATTGAATTCTACAACTGATCAGGCTGGTGTTGTTAGCTGGGATAATAACATAGATTTTACCCAGACTCTAACAAATAACTTCTCCTTAGTGAAATCAAAGATCGATGCTGTAGATAGCTCGGGAGGCACAGATCTTAATGTTGGTTTGAACGCCGCTATAAGTCTTCTTGACACTGGAAAGCAAGCGAATTCATCTTGGGTGATTATCTTCCTCAGCAATGGACAAGGGACTTATTCTCACTCAACTGCAGTCGTAGCAGCCAATAAGGGTTATACAGTTTACACGATCGGATTAGCCATATCTCCAGGCAGTACGGCTGAGAGTAACTTAAAGGACATAGCCAACACAACTGGAGGTAAATACTATTCATCCCCCAATGCAACAAATCTCGACGCAGTCTTCAACGACATATATAAAGAAGTGGTGACTAGCACAATACCTCATTACGTAGATGTTTTAGAAGTTACACAAAGTTACATCATAGATGAAAGTTCCTTCAATGTAGCACCAGATAACGTTAGCACAGACCAGGTAACCGGAGAGACTACCATCGTTTGGAACAATATTGGACTACTCAGTGGCGATGGTGACCCAGATTTATCCGCTGATGAAATAGTTACCTTAAGTTTTAAAGCAAAGTCAAGCAAAAGTGGAATGAATTTGGATGTCGATGTTTACGGAAAAGCAAAGGTTAATTACAAAGATTCAAATGATGCAGATGGTGGATCAGTACTTATCCCTCAAGCAAAGATCGATGTTAAGAGCGCAAGATGGTTAAAGCAAGATGCAATCGCTGAACTTGAAGCCATAAACACTACAAGCAAACAGGCTCAGCACGACATAAACAAGGCTATCAAATTGATAAAAGAATCTCTCAACCCAGCACTATGGGTAGATGATTCACGCCTGGATCCAAAGCATGGGCACAAGGTATTCGATAGGGAGAAGCATGCCGTCAAGGAGCTGCTCAAGATAGTAGAGGAAAGAGGGAAGCATGCAGATGCGGCAATAGTAGATGAGGTAAAAACTGTTATAGACAAGATAACAAAGGCAGATGAATTGCTTGCATTGATTGCAATTACTGATGCAAAGAATGCAGAGATCGTCGATCCTAAGTTTGAAAAGAAGGTTGAACAAGAAATAGCTAAGGCTGAAGAAGAATTGGCCAAGGCTTATCAAGCGCTCGGAGCAGATAATCCTGACAAAGCCATAGACCACTTCAAGCTCGCATGGAAACACGCTCAGCTTGCAATAAAGTTTGCACAGGGACTTTGTTGA
- a CDS encoding single-stranded-DNA-specific exonuclease RecJ produces MTKNILALIIVIHSVLIGDMHPLFLMQPLLHFRTTRKLYFLVRRLIDVDLAKYKEMLRKAYEVALMLKKQEEVLVVTHVDADGITSGSIALQALERAGIEGNILFVKQLDPSTIEQVADRNVFTWFTDLGSGQLDLIAEKKIECVITDHHVPQGHYRLQLNPNDFGVDGAHELGGAPTTYLVAKSMGLNYDLVSLAIVGAVGDLQDSRHGKLIGLNRLVLQEGVEGNFISAFRDLRLFGKQTRPVYKMLEYTFDPYLPGISGNEKAALELLESLGISPKDGEFWRRWIDLSYEEKVALTSELVKLCMEAGYPVSTIKRLVGETYIMLHEEEGTELRDAMEYSTLLNATARYGHEDVGLKVCLGDRGEALRRARTLLQNHRRNLSEGLKLVDEIGIVELDNIQYFHAEDKILDTIVGIVAGMCFSKANLRKPIIAFANNSEGVKVSARATQRLVEMGVHLANALRIAAEKVGGKGGGHSIAAGALIPAGCEKEFLRELDRIIGGQLAKCRS; encoded by the coding sequence ATGACAAAAAATATTTTGGCTTTAATAATAGTAATTCATTCCGTTCTCATAGGAGATATGCATCCTCTGTTTCTAATGCAACCCCTACTTCACTTTCGCACCACTCGCAAGCTTTATTTTTTAGTAAGGAGATTGATTGACGTGGACTTGGCAAAATATAAGGAGATGCTGAGAAAAGCCTACGAAGTTGCCTTAATGCTAAAGAAACAGGAGGAAGTCCTTGTCGTCACCCACGTTGACGCTGATGGAATCACATCCGGCTCCATAGCCCTGCAGGCCCTCGAAAGGGCAGGAATTGAAGGCAACATCCTCTTTGTCAAACAGCTCGACCCCTCGACGATTGAGCAGGTTGCCGACAGGAACGTTTTCACATGGTTTACGGATTTGGGCAGCGGGCAACTCGATCTGATTGCGGAAAAGAAAATAGAATGTGTCATCACAGACCACCATGTCCCCCAAGGGCACTACAGGCTCCAGCTCAACCCCAACGACTTTGGCGTTGATGGTGCACACGAGCTTGGAGGGGCCCCAACAACATACCTCGTGGCAAAGAGCATGGGGCTGAACTACGACCTCGTAAGTCTGGCAATTGTTGGGGCTGTTGGCGACCTTCAGGACTCAAGACACGGAAAACTTATCGGTCTTAACAGACTCGTTCTCCAGGAGGGAGTAGAGGGGAATTTTATCTCCGCCTTCCGCGATCTGAGGCTCTTCGGAAAGCAGACGAGACCCGTATACAAGATGCTCGAGTACACATTCGACCCCTACCTGCCGGGGATCAGCGGAAACGAGAAGGCCGCCTTAGAACTTCTTGAAAGCCTCGGCATATCACCCAAAGACGGCGAATTCTGGAGGCGCTGGATCGATTTAAGCTACGAGGAAAAGGTCGCTCTAACTTCAGAACTTGTCAAGCTTTGCATGGAGGCTGGCTACCCTGTTAGCACAATAAAGAGGCTCGTCGGCGAAACGTACATTATGCTGCATGAGGAAGAAGGAACGGAGCTAAGGGACGCGATGGAATATTCAACTCTCCTCAACGCTACCGCGAGGTACGGTCACGAAGACGTTGGCCTGAAAGTTTGTCTTGGTGATAGAGGTGAAGCGTTGAGAAGGGCCAGAACACTCCTCCAGAACCACCGCAGGAACCTTTCCGAAGGACTGAAACTCGTCGACGAAATAGGAATCGTCGAACTTGATAACATTCAGTACTTCCATGCGGAGGATAAAATACTGGACACCATCGTCGGCATAGTTGCTGGAATGTGCTTCAGCAAGGCGAACCTGAGAAAGCCAATTATAGCCTTCGCCAACAATAGCGAGGGCGTTAAGGTTTCTGCAAGAGCGACACAAAGACTCGTAGAAATGGGCGTCCATCTGGCAAACGCGCTTCGCATCGCTGCAGAAAAGGTAGGTGGAAAGGGAGGCGGGCACAGCATTGCAGCCGGAGCTCTGATACCAGCTGGCTGCGAGAAAGAGTTCTTGAGGGAACTTGATAGAATAATAGGCGGGCAGCTTGCAAAGTGCAGAAGCTGA
- a CDS encoding TrmB family transcriptional regulator: MEKLVDALRSFGLSEYEAKVLLSLIAEGELTAKQIAELSGVPRTSVYEVVKGLMAKGLVQAGGKPMKFRALPSDELMNLFSRRLKENIEFLKRELPSVESSKREEVVRIYTGEVAINALKESIEGARREIIVATTHFDDMMKELLKNAKCKVTVMAPNVSGSLRLDVESIEGVCHGMLLIDDRAAIYLQQGNNFWLMIGSGSFARFYQEFLETFIKQKVKKG, encoded by the coding sequence GTGGAGAAACTCGTCGATGCGCTCCGCTCATTTGGACTGAGTGAGTACGAGGCTAAAGTATTGCTTTCTCTCATTGCTGAGGGAGAGCTTACAGCCAAGCAGATTGCCGAGCTAAGCGGAGTTCCACGTACTTCTGTTTACGAGGTTGTAAAAGGGTTGATGGCGAAAGGACTCGTCCAGGCAGGCGGAAAGCCGATGAAATTCAGAGCTCTACCATCAGACGAGCTGATGAACTTATTTTCGAGAAGGCTGAAGGAGAATATAGAGTTTCTGAAGAGGGAGCTGCCGAGTGTTGAGAGTTCAAAAAGGGAAGAGGTTGTGAGGATATACACTGGAGAAGTTGCTATCAATGCCCTTAAAGAGAGCATTGAAGGTGCAAGACGGGAAATAATCGTCGCAACCACACACTTTGACGACATGATGAAGGAACTGCTGAAGAACGCGAAGTGCAAAGTTACGGTTATGGCTCCAAACGTCAGTGGTAGCCTCAGACTTGACGTCGAGAGTATCGAAGGTGTTTGTCATGGAATGCTGCTCATAGACGACAGAGCAGCGATATACCTGCAACAGGGTAACAATTTCTGGCTTATGATTGGCTCGGGCAGTTTCGCCCGCTTTTACCAGGAGTTTCTTGAAACCTTCATAAAGCAGAAGGTGAAAAAAGGTTAA
- a CDS encoding COG1361 S-layer family protein has translation MKRVRYTVIAVVALILLAGKSFALDYKDEPYFTAYIAGSDHVGKGESQLTVVVTNNAILREVTYNDYTEYAFISSNTNMLTTAYNVSLSFEGCDGIEVRTPGQYFAAFPAMKPVQLPISIKVKEGIKAGEYTLKLKISYEVIDYVFLDSNYYQPTPSSVTSQIQKEYNDTGTLTKTTVINETVLPKQWFDWIKYKFKKKEQTIELRVVVEEEDVKLEVVGVKAENFVAGGKGKLTVTIRNAGEKTAKDLFVMLTTPSGFTSFSTLTKPPTEVPAQTLQGLLSMLSPMAMGQIQIPQFKIPEEITAVLAKGTYFVGDLPPNSTANVTFVVDISTDEAGYYPFQLKGVYVDEYGEVKQTPNTAFGVWLEEGPEVEVLSTNSSIYAGSKGELEVTLKISMPVEDAKLSISANPPLSAIVSEYYLGDVSGECKALFKLKASRDAEAAVYPAKLKLTYKIGDKEASKEVDIGVAVHERMKFGVEGMGVVPAGEEAIVTVKVKNLGSFEVKDATARITVVDPFSTTDDTAYIGSLKPGEETNVSFKLKADKDATPKLYALNLEVKYKDPSDEWVISEPVKMPVKVVESKGIPKAAIGVIVVAAIAVASYVYRKRKSVEKA, from the coding sequence ATGAAGCGTGTGAGGTATACAGTCATCGCCGTCGTCGCGTTGATTCTGCTCGCTGGAAAGAGCTTTGCTCTCGATTACAAAGATGAACCGTACTTTACAGCATACATAGCAGGCAGTGATCACGTTGGGAAAGGTGAATCGCAGCTTACAGTCGTTGTTACGAATAACGCCATTCTTCGAGAAGTAACGTACAATGATTACACAGAGTATGCGTTTATAAGTTCAAATACAAACATGCTAACGACTGCCTACAACGTGAGCCTTAGTTTTGAGGGCTGTGATGGAATAGAGGTTCGCACACCCGGTCAGTACTTCGCAGCCTTTCCAGCAATGAAGCCTGTTCAGCTCCCCATCAGCATCAAGGTTAAGGAAGGAATCAAAGCCGGAGAATACACACTAAAGCTCAAGATAAGCTACGAGGTCATTGACTACGTGTTCCTCGACTCCAACTACTACCAGCCAACCCCAAGTTCCGTTACGAGCCAGATCCAGAAGGAGTACAATGATACCGGCACCCTGACGAAAACCACCGTGATAAACGAGACTGTTCTGCCAAAGCAGTGGTTTGACTGGATAAAGTACAAGTTCAAGAAGAAGGAACAGACCATAGAGTTACGTGTGGTCGTCGAGGAGGAGGACGTAAAGCTTGAAGTGGTTGGTGTTAAGGCCGAGAACTTCGTTGCTGGGGGCAAGGGGAAGTTAACCGTCACAATTAGAAATGCCGGGGAGAAGACGGCAAAAGATCTGTTCGTTATGCTCACCACACCTTCCGGCTTTACGTCCTTCTCCACCCTCACAAAGCCGCCCACAGAGGTTCCTGCCCAGACCCTTCAGGGCTTGCTCAGCATGCTCTCACCAATGGCCATGGGGCAGATACAGATTCCACAGTTCAAAATCCCCGAAGAGATAACAGCAGTACTTGCTAAGGGCACGTACTTCGTTGGGGATTTGCCACCCAACAGCACGGCAAACGTTACCTTCGTCGTTGACATCTCAACTGACGAGGCAGGCTACTATCCGTTCCAGCTCAAGGGTGTTTACGTTGACGAGTATGGAGAAGTAAAGCAGACACCCAACACCGCATTTGGTGTCTGGCTCGAAGAGGGACCAGAGGTCGAAGTTCTGAGCACGAACTCCTCGATATACGCAGGAAGCAAGGGTGAGCTGGAAGTTACACTTAAGATAAGCATGCCCGTTGAGGATGCGAAGCTCAGCATCTCTGCCAATCCTCCGCTTTCGGCGATAGTCAGCGAGTACTACCTCGGAGATGTTAGTGGAGAATGCAAGGCCCTTTTCAAGTTGAAGGCTTCACGGGACGCAGAAGCAGCAGTCTATCCAGCGAAGCTAAAGCTAACGTACAAGATAGGCGACAAAGAGGCAAGCAAGGAAGTTGATATCGGCGTTGCCGTTCACGAGCGCATGAAGTTTGGCGTAGAAGGTATGGGTGTTGTTCCCGCAGGAGAAGAGGCAATTGTGACTGTCAAGGTAAAGAACCTCGGTAGTTTTGAAGTTAAAGATGCCACTGCCCGCATTACTGTCGTTGATCCATTCTCCACAACAGACGATACGGCGTACATCGGCAGCCTGAAGCCGGGAGAGGAAACGAATGTTAGCTTCAAACTTAAGGCAGACAAGGATGCAACGCCGAAGCTCTACGCTCTGAACCTCGAAGTTAAGTACAAGGACCCTTCCGACGAATGGGTCATCAGTGAGCCTGTTAAGATGCCAGTAAAAGTCGTTGAGTCCAAGGGCATCCCCAAGGCTGCAATAGGTGTGATCGTGGTGGCAGCAATCGCCGTAGCGAGCTACGTTTACAGAAAGAGAAAAAGCGTAGAAAAAGCATGA
- a CDS encoding efflux RND transporter permease subunit, producing MKLFSIFSQAVRRQPVAIIALVLLLFFLAMELSQQVEYAQGFDTYFSKEHKEYKQYKLFTKDFGTSIASAYVFVKGDDVVNYETFEYMLKLGDVLSTIDGVGEIKSPAHSIVNRLGYLPQDEKTLESYAYKLAQFYIPKRSFALMEIEITASQDKYNVIAKEIERKLQLVPKPTGVVVEATGNPLVRYQVNQAISGSMKSMGMAAVLLMVVILGLVFRGVVSQKRFLMLPLVISVFTAVMAYGLMPVLGIPLTEVTNAFFPVLIGLSIEYAAQFQSRFEEEMRKGRSAFDAAEKAIFSVGTALSLAMITTVIGFLSMVFSGVPSLSWFGFLSAIGLIIAYLLSLTFLPAVLVLLSGRVGEVKEKKAKNLETFARGVARRSNLVLILTVVLVTAGFYGYSNVGIQTDFYKYIPQDLPAIRKMNELKSLVGSQDRVILVMETDGVDMDTIEKFDAMCRYVASSEPQVTDYSNIATLLSMYGMPKNDYQLENVLDRLPDVQKKKYVSGGELAAYFTVAPMDWLEFKDLYERVKEEINFYGLGQGYYLTGDVVLKMFVADLIINGQNKMTLASYALVFLLLLFVYRSFSKAVVPLLPITTVIAVVGGVMYLLGINRTLVSASLNSLTIGLGIDFSIHIMERYLEERRMGMSPEDAVAITVSNTGRAIITSGLTMAGGFAAMMVSPFPIMRDFGFVSVISIIFSLIAALTVVPAFLVFIESLRAKRMQQQ from the coding sequence ATGAAGCTATTCTCAATTTTTTCACAGGCCGTAAGGAGGCAGCCAGTCGCGATAATCGCCTTAGTGCTCCTTCTATTCTTCCTGGCCATGGAACTGAGCCAGCAGGTCGAGTACGCTCAGGGCTTTGATACGTACTTCAGCAAGGAGCACAAGGAGTACAAGCAGTACAAGCTCTTCACCAAAGACTTCGGGACTTCGATAGCCTCAGCCTACGTTTTTGTCAAAGGAGACGACGTCGTAAACTACGAAACTTTCGAGTACATGCTGAAACTCGGAGATGTTCTATCGACCATAGACGGAGTTGGGGAAATCAAGTCACCAGCCCACTCCATTGTCAACAGGCTCGGCTACCTGCCCCAGGACGAAAAAACTCTCGAAAGCTACGCTTACAAGCTCGCACAATTCTACATTCCAAAGAGGAGCTTCGCACTGATGGAAATAGAAATTACAGCATCGCAGGATAAGTACAACGTCATTGCCAAGGAGATCGAGAGAAAGCTACAGCTCGTTCCAAAGCCCACAGGAGTCGTTGTTGAAGCCACCGGCAATCCACTGGTGAGATACCAGGTTAACCAGGCCATATCGGGGAGCATGAAATCGATGGGAATGGCCGCAGTTCTTCTAATGGTCGTCATACTCGGCCTCGTTTTCAGGGGAGTTGTGAGTCAAAAGAGGTTCCTCATGCTCCCCCTCGTTATCTCGGTGTTTACCGCCGTAATGGCCTATGGCCTTATGCCAGTACTCGGCATACCCCTAACCGAAGTTACCAACGCCTTCTTCCCAGTTCTAATAGGACTCAGCATAGAGTATGCTGCCCAGTTCCAGTCGAGATTCGAGGAGGAGATGAGAAAAGGACGTAGCGCGTTCGATGCTGCTGAGAAGGCTATATTCAGTGTTGGAACGGCTTTAAGTCTTGCGATGATTACGACTGTTATCGGCTTCCTTTCAATGGTCTTCTCCGGCGTTCCCTCATTAAGCTGGTTCGGTTTTCTTTCGGCGATTGGCCTGATAATAGCCTACCTCCTGAGTCTCACGTTTTTGCCAGCTGTCCTCGTTCTTCTATCCGGCAGAGTTGGAGAAGTTAAAGAGAAAAAGGCGAAAAATCTCGAAACCTTTGCGAGAGGCGTTGCAAGGAGAAGCAATCTGGTTCTAATTCTAACGGTAGTCCTTGTCACTGCCGGATTCTACGGCTACAGCAACGTAGGAATTCAGACAGACTTCTACAAGTACATTCCGCAGGATTTGCCAGCAATCAGAAAAATGAACGAGCTGAAGAGCCTCGTGGGCAGCCAGGACAGAGTTATCCTCGTAATGGAGACAGATGGAGTAGACATGGACACAATCGAGAAGTTCGATGCCATGTGCAGATACGTTGCTTCTTCAGAGCCCCAGGTAACGGACTACAGCAACATAGCAACGCTGCTGTCGATGTACGGCATGCCAAAAAACGATTACCAGCTCGAAAACGTCCTCGATAGGCTTCCCGACGTGCAGAAAAAGAAGTACGTAAGTGGAGGCGAGCTTGCAGCCTACTTCACCGTTGCGCCTATGGACTGGCTGGAGTTCAAAGACCTCTATGAGAGAGTTAAAGAGGAAATAAACTTCTACGGGCTCGGACAGGGTTACTACCTGACAGGAGACGTCGTTCTCAAGATGTTCGTCGCAGACCTCATAATCAACGGCCAGAACAAGATGACTCTCGCGAGCTACGCTCTCGTATTTCTCCTGCTCCTCTTCGTCTACAGAAGTTTCAGCAAGGCCGTTGTACCGTTGTTACCCATAACAACAGTCATAGCGGTTGTGGGAGGTGTAATGTACCTCCTCGGAATAAACAGGACGCTCGTTTCCGCGAGCCTCAACTCGCTGACGATAGGTCTTGGTATCGACTTCTCCATTCACATCATGGAGAGGTACTTAGAGGAGCGGAGAATGGGAATGAGTCCAGAGGATGCCGTGGCGATTACGGTCAGCAATACCGGCAGAGCGATAATAACATCCGGCCTGACGATGGCCGGTGGCTTTGCAGCCATGATGGTTTCTCCATTCCCGATAATGAGGGATTTTGGCTTCGTAAGCGTTATTTCAATAATCTTCAGTCTCATCGCAGCTCTAACCGTCGTTCCAGCCTTCCTCGTTTTTATCGAGTCACTCAGAGCAAAAAGAATGCAGCAACAATAA
- a CDS encoding DUF401 family protein, whose protein sequence is MDTSIALFISILLILLLIRAKINISLSIFAGAITLGLLSVGLETFEVVIRSSTSPSTLRLLILVTAAFTLGYSMEYLKLLENLQHVVERMTGKFSVAVLPLIVGLLPMPGGALISAVMIRDLVKKYGITVEEATYINYWFRHVWVTVWPLYPNLIIASAVVETSVLKLVLATYPIGLAAFFFALLSARNLGFKWNFSLKDFFALIASAYPILLVALLAIALRIDMLVTLLLSLAILYIHKRVKPRDIVSILRRTVDVKIILLIFAVMAYKDLIVYTNSAEVFFSHLRELNFPPSIAVFAVSFLVGFATGIELSYSSVALPLLVAFTGVGDGLIAKNLMLAIAGGFLGVMVSPMHLCFALTCEYFRADVEGVYRLLIPSVIGVAVIVAAFFLL, encoded by the coding sequence ATGGATACATCTATTGCCCTCTTCATCTCAATCCTGCTGATCCTTCTGCTTATAAGGGCAAAAATCAACATCAGTCTGTCCATCTTCGCCGGGGCAATCACCCTCGGCCTTCTTTCTGTCGGTCTCGAGACCTTTGAAGTAGTCATAAGATCCTCGACGTCTCCTTCAACTCTCCGCCTGCTTATCCTTGTGACTGCTGCATTTACTCTCGGCTACTCCATGGAGTACCTAAAACTCCTTGAAAACCTCCAGCATGTCGTTGAGAGAATGACTGGAAAGTTCAGCGTTGCCGTTCTTCCCTTAATCGTTGGTCTGCTCCCGATGCCCGGCGGAGCTTTGATTTCAGCTGTAATGATAAGGGACCTCGTGAAGAAGTATGGCATCACTGTCGAGGAAGCGACGTACATAAACTACTGGTTCAGACACGTCTGGGTTACCGTCTGGCCCCTCTACCCGAATCTGATAATTGCTTCCGCTGTTGTAGAAACAAGCGTTCTGAAACTAGTCCTCGCGACGTACCCTATAGGGCTAGCAGCCTTCTTTTTCGCCCTGCTATCTGCACGGAATCTTGGTTTCAAGTGGAACTTTAGCCTTAAGGACTTTTTCGCACTCATCGCGTCTGCCTACCCCATACTGCTCGTCGCCCTGCTTGCAATTGCTCTGAGAATTGATATGCTGGTAACTCTTCTTCTGTCGCTCGCCATCCTCTACATTCACAAGAGGGTAAAGCCGAGGGATATAGTTTCAATTCTGAGGAGAACTGTTGACGTGAAAATAATCCTGCTGATATTTGCAGTTATGGCCTATAAGGATCTTATAGTTTACACAAACTCCGCTGAGGTCTTCTTCAGCCATCTGAGGGAGCTGAACTTCCCGCCATCCATTGCTGTTTTTGCAGTCTCATTCCTCGTCGGCTTCGCAACGGGTATTGAACTTAGCTATTCCTCGGTAGCTCTTCCTCTCCTCGTCGCCTTTACTGGTGTGGGCGATGGCCTGATTGCGAAGAACCTCATGCTCGCCATAGCCGGCGGATTTCTCGGCGTTATGGTATCACCAATGCATCTATGTTTTGCTCTCACATGCGAGTACTTCAGGGCGGACGTTGAAGGAGTTTACAGGCTCCTGATACCCTCCGTCATAGGTGTTGCTGTTATTGTTGCTGCATTCTTTTTGCTCTGA